The proteins below are encoded in one region of Phaseolus vulgaris cultivar G19833 chromosome 1, P. vulgaris v2.0, whole genome shotgun sequence:
- the LOC137816680 gene encoding histidine kinase 5 isoform X1, which yields MVCEMESDCIEDMDVEVLSSMWPEDIGSDVGKQFNIEKPGRDQDMLEEVTILEEPTIADFQRLMELTNYTDKGSSQLAYLMQHWEYKQANAVRLLREELDNLSKQRKEVELRKLEILKDNRFEEENYGGDKRPVSILDEIYYTWQDVPVPLRKSDVVVQNKRIEIDAEYDTVVYWKQRALQLERQLEASVNREQILTDKLQESIKNFERQSSPVEELTQILKRADNFLHFILQNAPVVIGHQDKELRYRFIYNHFPSLQEEDIIGKTDVEIFTGSGVKESQDFKREVMEKGLPAKKEITFETELFGSKTFLIYVEPVFSKAGETIGINYMGMEITDQVRKRERMAKLREDIAVQKAKETELNKTIHITEETMRAKQMLATMSHEIRSPLSGVVSMAEILSTTKLDREQRQLLNVMISSGDLVLQLINDILDLSKVESGVMKLEATKFRPREVVKHVLQTAAASLQKMLTLEGNVADDIPIEVIGDVLRIRQILTNLVSNAVKFTHEGKVGINLYVVSEPPFAKAEGHQKMTIEQSTNSAQGVKEEKNCLVGQKHNDHPSQNHSFNDECRTSVKSECSMNGDTEEQTHSTETTVWIRCDVYDTGIGIPEKALPNLFRRYMQVSADHARKYGGTGLGLAICKQLVELMGGRLTVSSKEHCGSTFTFILPYKVSTACDNSDDPDELSDVDDNDDDTTEGFFQFQPRTLGSLFSSKGPTRPQNLLPGFRSSNKFNGFSENSYSFPTTDIKSKGTSLAEDASSIIVDAPEMSESTSSSNHIPETKNESAVNTNQQSQDKEHALLQNGSVDSSQHKEAMALGTMSNEPQQTCQQVKTDTASQCVSSSNNNTSSEVTKSSLGPKILLVEDNKINIMVTQSMMKRLGYSMDVVNNGVEAVRAVQRHTYDIILMDVYMPVMNGLQTTKLIRSYEETGNWDAARKDGIEQCLPISHEGSLPPKNRIHIIAMTANTMSESAEECYAYGMDSFVSKPVTFQKLKDCLEQYLR from the exons ATGGTTTGTGAGATGGAAAGTGATTGTATTGAAGACATGGACGTTGAAGTCCTCTCTTCAATGTGGCCAGAAGATATTGGCTCTGATGTTGGAAAACAGTTCAATATAGAGAAGCCTGGAAGGGACCAAGATATGTTGGAGGAAGTCACAATCTTGGAGGAGCCAACTATAGCTGATTTCCAGCGTCTCATGGAGCTTACAAATTACACAGATAAAGGGTCTTCTCAGCTGGCATATCTCATGCAACACTGGGAGTATAAGCAGGCTAATGCAGTTCGGCTTCTCAGAGAGGAACTTGACAACCTTAGTAAACAAAGGAAGGAAGTTGAGCTCAGGAAATTGGAGATACTGAAAGACAATCGGTTTGAGGAGGAGAATTATGGCGGTGACAAGCGCCCAGTTTCTATATTGGATGAGATTTACTATACATGGCAAGATGTGCCAGTGCCTCTCAGGAAAAGTGATGTAGTTGTGCAAAACAAGAGGATTGAGATTGATGCTGAGTATGACACTGTTGTGTATTGGAAACAGCGGGCGCTGCAGTTGGAAAGACAGTTGGAGGCAAGTGTCAATAGAGAGCAGATACTAACGGACAAGTTGCAAGAAAGTATAAAGAATTTTGAAAGGCAATCTTCACCAGTGGAAGAACTAACTCAGATTCTGAAGAGAGCAgataatttcttacattttaTACTCCAAAATGCACCTGTTGTTATTGGCCATCAG GACAAAGAGTTGCGATATCGCTTTATCTACAATCATTTTCCAAGTTTACAAGAGGAG GACATCATAGGAAAAACAGATGTTGAAATTTTCACTGGATCCGGTGTCAAGGAATCTCAAGATTTCAAGAGGGAAGTAATGGAGAAAGGGTTGCCTGCAAAAAAGGAAATTACTTTTGAGACAGAACTATTTGGGTCAAAGACATTCTTGATATATGTAGAACCTGTCTTTAGCAAAGCAGGGGAGACAATTGGAATAAACTATATGGGAATGGAAATAACAGATCAG gtaagaaaaagagaaagaatggCAAAACTTAGGGAAGATATTGCTGTCCAGAAAGCCAAAGAAACGGAACTTAATAAAACCATTCACATTACAG AGGAGACTATGAGAGCAAAACAAATGCTGGCAACAATGTCTCATGAGATAAGATCTCCACTATCTGGAGTTGTTAGCATGGCTGAAATTCTTTCCACCACGAAACTTGATCGGGAACAAAGACAGCTTTTGAATGTCATGATATCTTCAGGAGATTTAGTTCTTCAACTTATAAATGACATTCTTGATCTTTCCAAGGTTGAGTCAG GAGTTATGAAATTGGAAGCTACCAAATTCCGGCCAAGAGAGGTGGTAAAACATGTACTCCAGACAGCTGCAGCATCATTGCAGAAAATGTTAACCTTAGAAGGAAATGTGGCAGATGATATACCTATTGAG GTTATTGGAGATGTTTTGAGGATTCGGCAGATCCTCACAAATTTAGTCAG CAATGCCGTAAAGTTTACACATGAAGGCAAAGTTGGTATCAACCTTTACGTTGTTTCAGAGCCACCTTTTGCCAAAGCAGAAGGCCATCAAAAGATGACCATAGAGCAGTCAACAAATTCAGCACAAGGAGTGAAGGAAGAGAAAAATTGTCTTGTTGGTCAGAAACACAACGACCATCCTAGCCAAAATCATTCATTCAACGATGAATGTAGAACTTCAGTTAAAAGTGAATGCTCAATGAATGGAGATACTGAGGAGCAAACTCATTCCACTGAAACAACAGTGTGGATACGTTGTGATGTATATGACACAGGAATTGGAATACCAG AAAAGGCATTACCTAATTTATTTAGAAGGTACATGCAAGTAAGTGCAGACCATGCTCGAAAATATGGTGGCACAGGTCTGGGGCTGGCAATATGCAAACAACTT GTTGAGTTAATGGGGGGTCGTTTAACAGTGTCTAGCAAAGAACATTGTGGCTCTACCTTCACATTCATACTTCCCTACAAAGTTTCAACGGCTTGTGATAATTCTGATGACCCAGATGAACTATCAGATGTGGATGACAATGACGATGATACCACAGAGGGGTTCTTCCAATTCCAACCACGCACTTTAGGCTCTCTCTTCTCTTCTAAAGGACCTACCAGGCCCCAAAATTTACTACCAGGTTTCAGAAGCTCCAACAAGTTCAATGGCTTTTCAGAGAATTCTTACTCATTCCCCACTACCGACATAAAATCAAAAGGGACTAGTTTAGCAGAAGATGCATCTTCAATTATTGTTGATGCTCCAGAGATGTCTGAATCAACAAGTTCATCAAATCATATCCCTGAAACAAAGAATGAAAGTGCAGTTAACACAAACCAACAGAGTCAAGATAAGGAACATGCTCTGTTACAGAATGGCAGTGTAGACTCGTCTCAACATAAGGAGGCAATGGCACTAGGAACAATGTCAAATGAACCCCAACAAACATGTCAGCAAGTGAAGACAGACACAGCCTCCCAATGTGTCAGTAGTAGTAATAATAACACTTCATCAGAAGTGACCAAATCCTCATTAGGGCCTAAGATTCTTCTTGTTGAAGATAACAAGATCAATATCATGGTGACGCAGTCAATGATGAAGAGGTTAGGCTATAGCATGGATGTTGTGAATAATGGAGTGGAAGCTGTACGTGCAGTTCAACGCCATACTTATGATATCATTTTgatg GATGTTTACATGCCAGTTATGAATGGCCTTCAAACAACAAAACTGATTCGGTCTTATGAGGAAACTGGCAATTGGGATGCTGCAAGAAAAGATGGAATTGAACAATGCTTACCAATTTCACATGAAGGTTCTTTACCACCTAAAAACCGGATCCACATCATTGCG ATGACAGCAAACACGATGTCAGAGAGTGCTGAGGAGTGTTATGCATATGGTATGGACTCGTTTGTATCAAAACCTGTGACATTCCAAAAATTGAAAGACTGTCTAGAACAGTACCTGAGGTGA
- the LOC137816680 gene encoding histidine kinase 5 isoform X2, with translation MHLLLLAIRYITDKELRYRFIYNHFPSLQEEDIIGKTDVEIFTGSGVKESQDFKREVMEKGLPAKKEITFETELFGSKTFLIYVEPVFSKAGETIGINYMGMEITDQVRKRERMAKLREDIAVQKAKETELNKTIHITEETMRAKQMLATMSHEIRSPLSGVVSMAEILSTTKLDREQRQLLNVMISSGDLVLQLINDILDLSKVESGVMKLEATKFRPREVVKHVLQTAAASLQKMLTLEGNVADDIPIEVIGDVLRIRQILTNLVSNAVKFTHEGKVGINLYVVSEPPFAKAEGHQKMTIEQSTNSAQGVKEEKNCLVGQKHNDHPSQNHSFNDECRTSVKSECSMNGDTEEQTHSTETTVWIRCDVYDTGIGIPEKALPNLFRRYMQVSADHARKYGGTGLGLAICKQLVELMGGRLTVSSKEHCGSTFTFILPYKVSTACDNSDDPDELSDVDDNDDDTTEGFFQFQPRTLGSLFSSKGPTRPQNLLPGFRSSNKFNGFSENSYSFPTTDIKSKGTSLAEDASSIIVDAPEMSESTSSSNHIPETKNESAVNTNQQSQDKEHALLQNGSVDSSQHKEAMALGTMSNEPQQTCQQVKTDTASQCVSSSNNNTSSEVTKSSLGPKILLVEDNKINIMVTQSMMKRLGYSMDVVNNGVEAVRAVQRHTYDIILMDVYMPVMNGLQTTKLIRSYEETGNWDAARKDGIEQCLPISHEGSLPPKNRIHIIAMTANTMSESAEECYAYGMDSFVSKPVTFQKLKDCLEQYLR, from the exons ATGCACCTGTTGTTATTGGCCATCAGGTACATTACA GACAAAGAGTTGCGATATCGCTTTATCTACAATCATTTTCCAAGTTTACAAGAGGAG GACATCATAGGAAAAACAGATGTTGAAATTTTCACTGGATCCGGTGTCAAGGAATCTCAAGATTTCAAGAGGGAAGTAATGGAGAAAGGGTTGCCTGCAAAAAAGGAAATTACTTTTGAGACAGAACTATTTGGGTCAAAGACATTCTTGATATATGTAGAACCTGTCTTTAGCAAAGCAGGGGAGACAATTGGAATAAACTATATGGGAATGGAAATAACAGATCAG gtaagaaaaagagaaagaatggCAAAACTTAGGGAAGATATTGCTGTCCAGAAAGCCAAAGAAACGGAACTTAATAAAACCATTCACATTACAG AGGAGACTATGAGAGCAAAACAAATGCTGGCAACAATGTCTCATGAGATAAGATCTCCACTATCTGGAGTTGTTAGCATGGCTGAAATTCTTTCCACCACGAAACTTGATCGGGAACAAAGACAGCTTTTGAATGTCATGATATCTTCAGGAGATTTAGTTCTTCAACTTATAAATGACATTCTTGATCTTTCCAAGGTTGAGTCAG GAGTTATGAAATTGGAAGCTACCAAATTCCGGCCAAGAGAGGTGGTAAAACATGTACTCCAGACAGCTGCAGCATCATTGCAGAAAATGTTAACCTTAGAAGGAAATGTGGCAGATGATATACCTATTGAG GTTATTGGAGATGTTTTGAGGATTCGGCAGATCCTCACAAATTTAGTCAG CAATGCCGTAAAGTTTACACATGAAGGCAAAGTTGGTATCAACCTTTACGTTGTTTCAGAGCCACCTTTTGCCAAAGCAGAAGGCCATCAAAAGATGACCATAGAGCAGTCAACAAATTCAGCACAAGGAGTGAAGGAAGAGAAAAATTGTCTTGTTGGTCAGAAACACAACGACCATCCTAGCCAAAATCATTCATTCAACGATGAATGTAGAACTTCAGTTAAAAGTGAATGCTCAATGAATGGAGATACTGAGGAGCAAACTCATTCCACTGAAACAACAGTGTGGATACGTTGTGATGTATATGACACAGGAATTGGAATACCAG AAAAGGCATTACCTAATTTATTTAGAAGGTACATGCAAGTAAGTGCAGACCATGCTCGAAAATATGGTGGCACAGGTCTGGGGCTGGCAATATGCAAACAACTT GTTGAGTTAATGGGGGGTCGTTTAACAGTGTCTAGCAAAGAACATTGTGGCTCTACCTTCACATTCATACTTCCCTACAAAGTTTCAACGGCTTGTGATAATTCTGATGACCCAGATGAACTATCAGATGTGGATGACAATGACGATGATACCACAGAGGGGTTCTTCCAATTCCAACCACGCACTTTAGGCTCTCTCTTCTCTTCTAAAGGACCTACCAGGCCCCAAAATTTACTACCAGGTTTCAGAAGCTCCAACAAGTTCAATGGCTTTTCAGAGAATTCTTACTCATTCCCCACTACCGACATAAAATCAAAAGGGACTAGTTTAGCAGAAGATGCATCTTCAATTATTGTTGATGCTCCAGAGATGTCTGAATCAACAAGTTCATCAAATCATATCCCTGAAACAAAGAATGAAAGTGCAGTTAACACAAACCAACAGAGTCAAGATAAGGAACATGCTCTGTTACAGAATGGCAGTGTAGACTCGTCTCAACATAAGGAGGCAATGGCACTAGGAACAATGTCAAATGAACCCCAACAAACATGTCAGCAAGTGAAGACAGACACAGCCTCCCAATGTGTCAGTAGTAGTAATAATAACACTTCATCAGAAGTGACCAAATCCTCATTAGGGCCTAAGATTCTTCTTGTTGAAGATAACAAGATCAATATCATGGTGACGCAGTCAATGATGAAGAGGTTAGGCTATAGCATGGATGTTGTGAATAATGGAGTGGAAGCTGTACGTGCAGTTCAACGCCATACTTATGATATCATTTTgatg GATGTTTACATGCCAGTTATGAATGGCCTTCAAACAACAAAACTGATTCGGTCTTATGAGGAAACTGGCAATTGGGATGCTGCAAGAAAAGATGGAATTGAACAATGCTTACCAATTTCACATGAAGGTTCTTTACCACCTAAAAACCGGATCCACATCATTGCG ATGACAGCAAACACGATGTCAGAGAGTGCTGAGGAGTGTTATGCATATGGTATGGACTCGTTTGTATCAAAACCTGTGACATTCCAAAAATTGAAAGACTGTCTAGAACAGTACCTGAGGTGA